The following DNA comes from Sphingopyxis sp. BSN-002.
GTCGGGGTCGCATAGCTCGCAAAGCTGTAAAAGGTTTCGGGATCGGCCGACTTGCCCCCGAAGCCCGAGGCCGAACCGATGTCGGCGAGCTTGATGTTCGCGATCGGCTTGCCGTCGAGGCCGACCATGCGCGCCTCCGACTTCGCATCGCCAAGATAGGACAGGATGATGCGGTTGCCGACGCGCGAGGCGCCGACCAACGTCGCCTCATTCTCGCCCACGACTTCGGTCAGCTCCGACGGCTTTTTGATGTCGAGCGAGACGATGCGCTGGCGCGGGGCGCCCTTGTTGGTGACGAAGGTAAAGCGCGTGCCTTCGTTGGTCACATATTCCCAGTTGTTCGCATAATCGTCGACCAGCACGATCGGCTTGCCGCCCTTCACGGGGTGCAGCGTCAGCCCGAAGCGTTCGTCGGTACCCTCGGACGAGACGACGAGCAGATATTTGCCGTCGTCGGTGACGACTCCCGCATGGTTGAGCTTCGGCTTGTCGGGGGTCGCGTGGATCAGCACGTCGGCGCTCTGCGCGGTGCCGAGCTTGTGGAAATAGACCGCGTGATTCTCGTTGAGCGACTGGAAGGCCTGACCTTCCTTCGGTTCGGGGAAGCGCGAATAGTAAAAGCCGCTGCCGTCCTTCGCCCAGTCGAGCGACGAGAATTTGACCCAGCGGATCTCGTCGCTGGTGTCGGCCCCCGTCGCAACGTCCTTCACGCGGACGATGCGCCAGTCGGTGCCGCCGTCCTGCACCGAATAGAGAAGATATTTGCCGTCTTCGGACGGGTTCCATTCGCCAAGCGCGGTCGCGCCGTCCTTGGCCCATGTATTCGGATCGATCAGGACGCGGCCCTCGCCCTTCAACCCCTCGCGGACATAGAGCACCGACTGCGGCTGCAGCCCGTCGTTGCGGGTGTAGAAATATCGGGTGCCGGCCTTGGTCGGCAGGCCGAAGCGCTCGTAATTATAGAGCTCGGTCATCCGCTTCCTGAACGCCTCGCGGCCGGGCAGCGTCGTCAGATAGGCGTCGGTGACCTTGTTCTGGTCGGCGACCCAGGCCGCGACCTTCGGATTGACGCGAACATCGTCCTCCAGCCAGCGATAGGGATCGGCGACGTCGACGCCGAATTGCGGATCGACGGTGTTGCCGCGCTCGGTCGCGGGATAGGTCAGCGCCGGAGCGGAGGCCGGGGTGGCGGCGGCATCGGCGGCGTGCGCGGTCGCGGGCGTCATCATCAGCGCAACCAGCGCGAGCGGCGCGCGGAAATTCCTGGGGGGCATGGCAAGGCGATCCTCATCGTCGGGAAATATTCGTGCGACTTTATGTAAGGATGGAAAAGACCGGGGCAAGCGGATTTGGCGCGCGCTTCAGGAGATTTCGACCGGCTGCAGCGTGCCTCGATAGGCGACAAGCAGCCCGAAGACCGGGACCCTGATTTCGACGTTAAACCGGAATACGCCGCCGATTTCCTCCTCGAAGCTCGGGCCGCCGGGCATCAGCCGGCGGGGCATGGGGATACCGAACAGGGTCCAGCGGCGCGGAACGAGGTGGAGGCGGCCGGCTTCGACGACCAGCGCCATCGCGAAAGCCGCCGGGCCAAAGCGTTCGACAAGCAGACAGTCGTTGCGCCCGGTGCCGGCGGACTGCAACGAAGAGAAGGTCCTGCCGCCGAAATCGCGCGTCCAGCGCTCGCCATTCCCCTCGGGGTCGAAGGTAACGGTCACCGGCACAGCATCGGCCGTCTCGGGAAAGCCGACGATCATCGCGGCGAGGCGCGCGACAAGCCCGCGGCCGCGCACGACGCTGGCTTCGCCCGCCCACCGGCGCCTTCCCGAGCTGACGTGCAGATCGCGGATGCGCGGCGGAAGCGTGTCGAATGCGCTCCCCAATATTCGCCGGTAGATAAGGTCGTCGGGCCGGGTTTCGCGAAACCCCGTATGGATCGAGCGCCGGGCGAACAGCGCATCGTAATCGTCAAGGCTCAGCGCCTCGACTGCCGACCGCGCGCCGGGGGCAGGGCGATCGTCCGTGAGAAGCTTGCGCACGATCGCCTCGACCGCCATCGACGGGATGTACGGGCCATCGTCGCCTTCGGCGAGCAGGTGCCAGCTTCGTTCGACGTCGCGGTCACCCGCCAGCCCGCGCGCGCGGATGAACATCCCGCCGCGATGCTCGCCGAACTTCATCCGGTTGAGGACAGCATAAAAGAGGCGCGAGAAGGGCTCGAGCGAGGGAAGGCGCAAAGTCGCGCGCGCCTTTGCGAGGATGTTGAGGATGCGGTGCAGGATTTCGGGCACCGGTCCCGCGCCCATCCAGATGTCGGTCATCCCCGGATATTCGCGCGGCAGGACCTGCAGGTCGGGAACGTCGACGAGCGAGAAATGAATGTTGCGGAGCGGCAGCCGGCCGGGGACCGCAACGGTGAAACGCAGGCTTTCCGCAAGTCCGGTGGCATGCGCGTCCTTGCCATCGCGGCGCAGCTTCACCGGTGCGCCGGCATAGCCGACGACGGCACGCATGACGTTGAGGCCGATGCCGGCATAGGGCGACGGTGCGATCCCGCCCTCGACGGAGCGGATGTCCATATCCCTCGCCATTTCACGGAGCACCGCGGCGGTCAGGGCCGGAAAGCTGCTGACACCCGAGATCACGAAGATGCCTGCGGCCTTTGCGGCCGGATCGAAACCGTCGACCCCGAAGACGAAGTCGGCGGCGTCGGCGAAATCGAGATAGTCGACGTGCGCCGCGATGCAGGCCTCGATCACCCGGTAGCGGTCGGCGCCATAATCCTGGAACGGGCCCGATGCGT
Coding sequences within:
- a CDS encoding prolyl oligopeptidase family serine peptidase, whose product is MPPRNFRAPLALVALMMTPATAHAADAAATPASAPALTYPATERGNTVDPQFGVDVADPYRWLEDDVRVNPKVAAWVADQNKVTDAYLTTLPGREAFRKRMTELYNYERFGLPTKAGTRYFYTRNDGLQPQSVLYVREGLKGEGRVLIDPNTWAKDGATALGEWNPSEDGKYLLYSVQDGGTDWRIVRVKDVATGADTSDEIRWVKFSSLDWAKDGSGFYYSRFPEPKEGQAFQSLNENHAVYFHKLGTAQSADVLIHATPDKPKLNHAGVVTDDGKYLLVVSSEGTDERFGLTLHPVKGGKPIVLVDDYANNWEYVTNEGTRFTFVTNKGAPRQRIVSLDIKKPSELTEVVGENEATLVGASRVGNRIILSYLGDAKSEARMVGLDGKPIANIKLADIGSASGFGGKSADPETFYSFASYATPTTIYRLDTVTGKSEIFAQPKLTFDPKQFSVEQRFFKSKDGTEVPMFVVMKKGLDRSKGSPTLLYGYGGFNLSQVPGFSPTKLAWVDKGGVFVVANIRGGGEYGKAWHDAGRLDKKQNVFDDFIAAGEYLIAQGITGKGQLAIEGGSNGGLLVGAVVNQRPDLFAAALPAVGVMDMLRFDRFTAGRYWTDDYGYPSKEADFRTLLAYSPYHNIRDGKTYPAVLVTTADTDDRVVPGHSFKYTAELQHAKVGDKPHLIRIETRAGHGSGKPTDKIIAEAADKYAFAAKWTGLTVE
- a CDS encoding SDR family oxidoreductase — protein: MKILFLGGYGVFGGRLAELLADRPDLELLICGRDRQRAEAFCAAYRGDARVVPVALDRRDIADALAAHKPALVVDASGPFQDYGADRYRVIEACIAAHVDYLDFADAADFVFGVDGFDPAAKAAGIFVISGVSSFPALTAAVLREMARDMDIRSVEGGIAPSPYAGIGLNVMRAVVGYAGAPVKLRRDGKDAHATGLAESLRFTVAVPGRLPLRNIHFSLVDVPDLQVLPREYPGMTDIWMGAGPVPEILHRILNILAKARATLRLPSLEPFSRLFYAVLNRMKFGEHRGGMFIRARGLAGDRDVERSWHLLAEGDDGPYIPSMAVEAIVRKLLTDDRPAPGARSAVEALSLDDYDALFARRSIHTGFRETRPDDLIYRRILGSAFDTLPPRIRDLHVSSGRRRWAGEASVVRGRGLVARLAAMIVGFPETADAVPVTVTFDPEGNGERWTRDFGGRTFSSLQSAGTGRNDCLLVERFGPAAFAMALVVEAGRLHLVPRRWTLFGIPMPRRLMPGGPSFEEEIGGVFRFNVEIRVPVFGLLVAYRGTLQPVEIS